In the Campylobacter sp. RM6914 genome, one interval contains:
- a CDS encoding sugar transferase → MYRAFFKRFLDVLGALVLIALTLPIVVVVWILIKIKLKTDPIFTQDRPGLNGKIFKIYKFKSMSDERDENGELLPDEFRLTSFGKRIRGLSLDELPQLFNVLKGDMSFIGPRPLLVEYLPLYSTEQAKRHDVRPGITGLAQVNGRNAISWEEKFKFDTFYAQNLSLKMDVQIALLTIKKVIKKEGVSKEGMATTEKFNGKN, encoded by the coding sequence ATGTATAGGGCGTTTTTTAAGCGGTTTTTAGATGTTTTGGGGGCTTTGGTGCTTATAGCTTTGACACTTCCTATTGTAGTCGTGGTATGGATTTTGATAAAAATTAAGCTCAAAACCGATCCGATTTTTACGCAAGATAGGCCGGGACTTAACGGCAAAATTTTTAAAATTTATAAATTTAAGTCAATGAGCGATGAGAGGGATGAAAACGGCGAACTCTTGCCCGATGAGTTTCGCCTAACTAGCTTTGGCAAGCGCATAAGAGGGCTAAGCCTAGATGAGCTTCCACAGCTTTTTAACGTGCTAAAAGGCGACATGAGCTTCATCGGACCTCGACCACTTTTGGTTGAATACTTGCCGCTTTATAGCACCGAGCAAGCCAAACGCCACGATGTGAGGCCAGGTATCACGGGACTTGCGCAGGTAAATGGCAGAAATGCGATAAGCTGGGAGGAGAAGTTTAAATTTGACACCTTTTACGCCCAGAATTTAAGCCTTAAAATGGACGTGCAGATTGCACTTTTAACCATAAAAAAAGTGATAAAAAAAGAGGGCGTAAGTAAAGAGGGTATGGCTACAACGGAGAAATTTAATGGCAAGAACTAG
- a CDS encoding acetyltransferase: MARTSQIYIYGASGHGLVIADIAQAVGYEKVVFLDDKNEIKFHPNLPKADIVIAIGSNQTRKTVTARVKKAGFNVVSLVHPSAVISPSAVIKSGVVVMSNAVINAGAVIGEGAIINSGAVVEHECMIGEFAHISPNAALAGNVSVGELTHIGIGTSVIQGIIIGKECIIGAGSVVVRDISNKVKAYGVPAKIITKI; this comes from the coding sequence ATGGCAAGAACTAGCCAAATTTACATCTATGGCGCTTCGGGACATGGGCTAGTCATCGCAGATATCGCACAAGCTGTTGGATATGAGAAAGTCGTCTTTTTAGACGATAAAAACGAGATCAAATTTCACCCAAATTTGCCAAAAGCCGACATCGTCATCGCAATAGGCAGCAACCAAACAAGAAAGACCGTAACCGCACGCGTAAAAAAAGCTGGATTTAACGTAGTAAGTTTGGTTCATCCAAGTGCGGTTATAAGCCCAAGTGCGGTGATAAAAAGTGGCGTGGTAGTCATGTCAAATGCCGTGATAAACGCGGGTGCTGTTATCGGTGAAGGAGCTATCATAAATAGCGGTGCGGTAGTAGAGCATGAGTGTATGATAGGCGAATTTGCGCATATTAGCCCAAACGCAGCTTTGGCTGGAAACGTGAGTGTTGGCGAGTTAACTCATATTGGTATCGGCACTAGCGTGATACAAGGTATTATTATCGGCAAAGAGTGCATTATAGGAGCCGGAAGTGTAGTAGTAAGAGATATATCAAACAAAGTAAAAGCTTACGGTGTGCCGGCAAAAATAATAACCAAAATTTAA
- the pglE gene encoding UDP-N-acetylbacillosamine transaminase, translating to MDRVFLSPPNMSGREQEYINEVFKSNYIAPLGEFVNKFENSIKSYTSTKDALALSSGTAALHLALRTLGVTQGDIVLASSFTFMASVSPILYEKATPVFIDCDESWNLSPELLKKAIVNLPKRPKVLVLTHLYGQASKMNEICEICQNEGIALVEDAAEALGGFYNGKALGTFGILGAYSFNGNKIITTSGGGMLVGDENLVEKARFYSTQAREPLLHYEHKDYGYNYRLSNILGAVGVAQMEVLEERVKAKRAVFEIYKNELVNELEFMPELENSRGNRWLTTGVFKEKGAHIRVIEALAKQNIESRPLWKPMHMQPVFKGALSFTDGTSQELFERGICLPSGSCLKPQIQERVIKIIKENL from the coding sequence ATGGACAGGGTTTTTTTATCTCCGCCAAATATGAGCGGACGTGAACAAGAGTATATAAACGAAGTTTTTAAAAGTAATTACATCGCTCCGCTTGGAGAATTTGTAAATAAATTTGAAAATAGTATAAAATCCTACACGTCTACAAAAGACGCGTTAGCGCTTAGCTCAGGCACTGCAGCGCTTCACCTAGCTCTTAGAACGCTTGGCGTAACGCAAGGTGACATTGTTCTTGCATCAAGCTTTACCTTTATGGCGTCGGTATCTCCGATACTTTACGAAAAGGCCACTCCTGTTTTTATAGACTGTGACGAGAGCTGGAATTTAAGTCCCGAACTTCTTAAAAAAGCCATAGTAAATTTACCCAAAAGGCCAAAAGTGCTTGTGCTAACTCACCTTTACGGTCAAGCTTCAAAGATGAATGAAATTTGTGAAATCTGCCAAAACGAAGGTATCGCGCTCGTAGAAGATGCAGCCGAAGCGCTTGGAGGTTTTTACAATGGTAAAGCACTTGGAACATTTGGCATACTTGGAGCATATAGTTTTAACGGCAACAAGATCATAACGACTTCGGGTGGCGGTATGCTTGTAGGAGATGAAAATTTAGTTGAAAAGGCTAGATTTTACAGCACGCAAGCACGAGAGCCTTTGCTTCACTACGAGCATAAAGACTACGGATATAATTATCGTCTAAGCAATATCCTAGGCGCAGTAGGCGTGGCACAGATGGAAGTTTTAGAAGAGCGCGTAAAAGCCAAACGAGCCGTTTTTGAAATTTACAAAAACGAGCTTGTCAATGAGCTTGAATTTATGCCCGAGCTTGAAAATTCTCGTGGCAACAGATGGCTTACGACAGGTGTGTTTAAAGAAAAAGGCGCACATATACGCGTGATAGAAGCCCTAGCTAAACAAAATATAGAGAGCCGTCCACTTTGGAAGCCTATGCACATGCAACCTGTATTTAAAGGCGCTTTAAGCTTTACAGACGGAACTAGCCAGGAGTTATTTGAGAGGGGAATTTGTCTTCCAAGCGGCTCATGTCTAAAACCACAAATTCAAGAACGCGTCATCAAGATCATAAAGGAAAATTTATAG
- the pglF gene encoding UDP-N-acetylglucosamine 4,6-dehydratase (configuration-retaining), with protein sequence MFQATKLKRLIFFLLADTIIFIVSIYIAYLLRFSGNIPEIYYQGLFITMIFLVGLKLSFMWMFKIYKVPWRFFGLNEARKIFLAHICATVIFSVIYFIIQDYLKPYPQSVVSIDLLISCLMVGALRISKRMFLDFSNKPHKGEPCIVFGATTKAIHVLNGLKQGYLDFYAVGVVDGRSDLIGTYCDGFLVQDKDEIPAIIKEYNVKTAIIALALNQDDLQVVFDELTRYGIRDVKLFSLVEKDPIKDISIEDLLARKPKDLNPEIIANFLKDKVALVTGAGGSIGSEICKQCLKYGVKQLIMVEHSEFNLYKIAEDTHDSRTVSRLVNITNEQDFESIFEEFKPQIVIHAAAYKHVPLCELNPRSAVENNIVGTKNVIDFSKKHGVKKVVMISSDKAVRPTNIMGTTKRVCELYALNSNEQGVCEIVCVRFGNVLGSSGSVIPKFKAQIAANKPLSVTHPDITRYFMLTSEACQLVLQAASIAKGGELFVLDMGEPVKIVDLAKKMLLLSNKEHLGIEFVGLRTGEKLYEELLINKDDVQTKFESIFVTHSEPYDLELLNKQISELLTLEGDKVAAALKNIVPEFNHALNLKG encoded by the coding sequence ATGTTTCAAGCAACAAAGCTAAAACGACTTATATTTTTCCTGCTTGCCGACACGATCATCTTTATAGTCTCTATCTACATCGCTTATCTTTTAAGATTTAGCGGAAATATCCCTGAAATTTACTATCAGGGGTTATTTATCACGATGATCTTTTTAGTTGGTCTTAAACTTTCTTTTATGTGGATGTTTAAAATTTATAAGGTTCCTTGGAGATTTTTTGGGCTAAATGAAGCGCGTAAAATTTTTCTAGCGCACATATGTGCTACCGTGATTTTTAGTGTTATTTATTTCATCATTCAAGACTATCTCAAGCCTTATCCGCAAAGCGTCGTTTCTATCGATCTTTTGATATCATGCCTTATGGTCGGTGCTTTAAGAATTTCAAAACGTATGTTTCTTGACTTTTCAAACAAACCGCACAAAGGAGAACCTTGTATCGTCTTTGGCGCAACAACAAAGGCTATACATGTTCTAAACGGTCTTAAGCAGGGCTATCTTGACTTTTATGCAGTTGGCGTAGTCGATGGAAGAAGCGATCTTATAGGAACTTATTGCGATGGATTTTTAGTGCAGGACAAAGATGAAATCCCGGCTATCATCAAAGAATACAACGTAAAAACGGCGATCATCGCTCTAGCACTTAATCAAGATGATTTACAAGTTGTGTTTGACGAGCTTACAAGATACGGTATACGCGATGTCAAACTCTTTTCTTTAGTTGAAAAAGACCCAATAAAAGACATCTCTATTGAGGATTTACTGGCAAGAAAGCCAAAAGACCTAAACCCGGAAATAATAGCAAATTTTTTAAAAGATAAAGTCGCTCTTGTAACCGGAGCTGGCGGAAGTATCGGTAGTGAGATATGTAAACAATGCCTAAAATACGGCGTAAAACAGCTTATCATGGTAGAACACAGCGAATTTAATCTATATAAAATCGCCGAAGACACACACGATAGCAGAACCGTAAGCAGACTTGTCAATATCACAAACGAGCAGGATTTTGAAAGTATTTTTGAGGAATTCAAACCTCAAATCGTAATCCATGCAGCAGCTTATAAGCATGTTCCTCTTTGCGAGTTAAACCCGCGTTCAGCCGTAGAAAACAACATCGTTGGCACAAAAAATGTTATAGACTTTTCTAAAAAACACGGCGTTAAAAAGGTTGTTATGATCTCGTCTGATAAGGCGGTGCGTCCAACAAATATCATGGGAACAACAAAACGAGTCTGCGAACTTTACGCTTTAAATTCTAACGAGCAAGGGGTTTGCGAGATAGTTTGCGTTCGTTTTGGTAACGTGCTTGGCTCATCAGGCTCGGTTATACCTAAATTTAAAGCTCAAATCGCCGCAAACAAACCTCTAAGCGTCACACATCCGGACATAACACGCTATTTTATGCTAACATCAGAAGCTTGCCAGCTTGTACTTCAAGCCGCTTCTATCGCTAAAGGAGGCGAGCTATTTGTGCTTGACATGGGTGAGCCTGTTAAGATAGTTGATCTTGCCAAAAAGATGCTTCTTTTATCAAACAAAGAGCATTTAGGGATCGAATTTGTCGGACTTAGGACGGGTGAGAAATTATATGAAGAGTTACTTATCAACAAGGATGACGTGCAGACTAAATTTGAAAGCATTTTTGTTACACACTCAGAGCCTTATGATTTAGAGCTTTTAAATAAACAAATTTCAGAGCTTCTTACGCTTGAAGGAGACAAGGTGGCAGCCGCACTTAAAAATATCGTTCCAGAATTCAACCACGCTTTAAATTTAAAAGGATAA
- a CDS encoding PDC sensor domain-containing protein, giving the protein MVIKDIQRFSDIRYKARAYVCYLFNRNLPNHLPGVSLESLKNGLEEIAHEISNFDAYYILDENGTQIEDSVSINLDITASGASKSRINNAYYYRAVREKRFTLSDPYPSNLNGELCVTASAPIYNDKDELKFIACVDISLENLLKITDTGTLENYFGRFLKCIYTLFCAALFMICAFLFGYAVKSFVSKSIEHIDVSEIFESTIILTLALAIFDLVKTIFEEEVIGKSHSEDTLLYKTMVRFIGSIIIALAIEALMLVFKFAITSPESIINAIYLIGGVALLMIALSIYLLSVKRQRSQ; this is encoded by the coding sequence TTGGTCATAAAAGACATACAACGTTTTAGCGATATCAGATACAAGGCTCGCGCTTATGTCTGTTATTTGTTTAATAGAAATTTGCCAAATCACCTACCAGGCGTCTCTCTTGAAAGCCTAAAAAACGGACTTGAAGAGATAGCACATGAGATTTCAAATTTTGATGCTTACTACATACTTGACGAAAACGGCACTCAGATCGAAGATAGCGTCAGTATAAATTTGGACATTACTGCAAGCGGAGCCAGTAAAAGTCGTATCAATAACGCCTACTATTACCGCGCCGTTAGAGAGAAGAGATTTACACTAAGTGACCCATATCCTTCAAATTTAAATGGAGAGCTTTGCGTGACAGCTAGTGCGCCGATTTATAACGATAAAGACGAGTTGAAATTTATTGCCTGCGTTGATATTTCATTAGAAAATCTTCTAAAAATAACCGATACAGGCACTTTGGAAAATTATTTTGGTAGATTTTTAAAGTGTATTTATACGCTTTTTTGTGCAGCGCTTTTTATGATATGCGCGTTTTTATTTGGCTATGCGGTTAAAAGTTTTGTATCAAAAAGTATCGAACACATCGATGTTAGCGAGATATTTGAGTCAACCATCATCCTAACTCTTGCCCTTGCTATATTTGACCTTGTTAAGACGATATTTGAAGAAGAAGTCATTGGTAAAAGCCACTCGGAAGATACGCTTTTGTATAAAACGATGGTTAGATTTATCGGCTCAATTATAATTGCACTCGCGATCGAAGCATTGATGCTTGTGTTTAAATTTGCTATCACATCACCAGAAAGTATCATCAACGCCATATACCTAATAGGCGGTGTTGCGCTATTAATGATCGCTTTAAGCATATATCTACTAAGCGTAAAAAGGCAAAGATCGCAATGA
- the hisH gene encoding imidazole glycerol phosphate synthase subunit HisH, whose protein sequence is MIGIIDYKAGNIQSVINAFAKVGASCKLVSQANELKNYDKVVLPGVGAFAEAMDRLKDANMHTAIHEFILTGKPFLGICLGMQLLFEQSDEFGVTNGLGLIKGKVVKFDKAKFSSPLKIPHVGWNTINFTKKTPINQGLKELEYLYFVHSFHAICQDDAVLGESEYGYKFVSAVAKDNIYGFQPHPEKSHNVGLKILENFKEL, encoded by the coding sequence ATGATTGGTATTATTGACTACAAAGCAGGAAACATACAAAGCGTTATAAATGCATTTGCCAAGGTCGGAGCAAGCTGCAAGCTAGTAAGCCAAGCAAACGAGCTTAAAAACTACGATAAGGTTGTTTTGCCAGGAGTTGGGGCATTTGCCGAGGCTATGGATAGGCTAAAAGATGCAAATATGCATACGGCAATACATGAATTTATACTTACCGGCAAACCTTTTTTAGGAATTTGTCTAGGCATGCAACTTTTATTTGAACAAAGCGACGAATTTGGTGTTACTAACGGACTTGGGCTTATAAAAGGCAAGGTTGTCAAATTTGATAAAGCTAAATTTTCAAGCCCTTTAAAAATACCTCATGTTGGCTGGAATACCATAAATTTCACCAAAAAAACACCGATAAATCAAGGGCTAAAAGAGCTTGAGTATCTTTATTTTGTCCATAGTTTTCATGCTATTTGCCAAGATGATGCGGTGCTAGGAGAGAGTGAATACGGATACAAATTTGTCTCTGCCGTAGCCAAAGATAACATATACGGCTTTCAACCACATCCAGAAAAAAGTCACAATGTAGGGCTTAAAATTTTAGAAAATTTCAAGGAGCTTTAA
- the hisA gene encoding 1-(5-phosphoribosyl)-5-[(5-phosphoribosylamino)methylideneamino]imidazole-4-carboxamide isomerase, with protein sequence MQIFPAIDLKEGKAVRLSKGLMQSAKIYSDNPQDLAKQFQDMGAKWLHVVDLDGAFAGETINFKTIESIVQATNLNVQVGGGIRDEERIKKYLDLGVSRVILGSIALKDPDFVRKMAKFYPVVVGIDAKDGYVAIEGWADVSSVKATDLAKEFANAGVKAIICTDINKDGMLSGVNVDFTLKIAHASGIETIASGGVSSMDDILELKKTSLISGVIVGKAFYEGKIDLKEAFLKVL encoded by the coding sequence ATGCAAATTTTTCCTGCGATAGACCTAAAAGAGGGTAAGGCGGTTAGACTTAGCAAAGGACTTATGCAAAGTGCAAAAATTTACTCCGATAACCCACAAGATCTTGCAAAACAGTTTCAAGACATGGGGGCAAAATGGCTTCATGTGGTTGATCTTGATGGCGCATTTGCCGGCGAAACGATAAATTTTAAAACGATAGAAAGCATAGTACAAGCTACAAATTTAAATGTCCAAGTAGGCGGTGGCATACGCGACGAAGAACGTATAAAAAAATACCTAGATCTTGGAGTAAGTAGAGTTATCTTAGGCTCCATAGCGCTTAAAGATCCTGACTTTGTGCGTAAAATGGCAAAATTTTACCCGGTTGTTGTAGGCATAGATGCCAAGGACGGCTATGTGGCGATTGAAGGATGGGCGGATGTATCAAGCGTAAAAGCAACCGACCTTGCAAAAGAATTCGCAAACGCCGGAGTAAAAGCGATAATTTGCACCGATATCAACAAAGACGGCATGCTTAGTGGCGTAAATGTTGATTTCACACTTAAAATCGCACATGCAAGCGGCATAGAAACGATAGCCAGCGGAGGCGTAAGCTCAATGGATGATATTCTAGAGCTTAAAAAAACTTCGCTTATCAGTGGAGTTATCGTAGGCAAGGCATTTTACGAAGGCAAAATCGACCTAAAAGAGGCATTTTTAAAAGTTTTATAA
- a CDS encoding chemotaxis response regulator CheY yields the protein MKILVVDDSSTMRRIIKNTLQRLGHNDILEAEHGAEAWSIMGQHSDINVLITDWNMPEMNGLELVKKVRAEAKYVDMPIIMVTTEGGKAEVITALKAGVNNYIVKPFTPQVLKEKLEDVLE from the coding sequence GTGAAAATATTAGTTGTAGACGACAGCTCGACTATGAGAAGAATTATAAAAAACACCCTTCAAAGACTAGGACATAACGATATTTTGGAGGCTGAACACGGCGCTGAAGCATGGAGTATTATGGGACAGCACAGCGACATAAATGTGTTAATTACCGACTGGAACATGCCTGAAATGAACGGTCTTGAGCTTGTAAAAAAAGTTCGTGCAGAGGCAAAATACGTAGATATGCCTATCATAATGGTAACAACCGAAGGTGGTAAAGCAGAGGTTATTACTGCACTAAAAGCTGGTGTAAACAACTACATCGTTAAGCCTTTTACTCCACAAGTTTTAAAAGAAAAACTCGAAGACGTTCTTGAATAA
- a CDS encoding 50S ribosomal protein L11 methyltransferase → MKDKFYELSIKSSNFYDEILELVFSFGITCVEERENEIIIRDEDDLSQIQWGIEQYVSKLCDTLNIKNDLQISLNLKENKDWINEYKSGVKPVLLGEFYIRPSWEEAKENAKNIIIDPALAFGSGHHESTSSCIMFLQKYAKDEMKAMDVGCGSGILSIALTKIGCVVDACDTDELAVQSTLQNAKLNNADINKIWTGSISNLNTKYNIVVANIIADVIFMLKNDLKNILENNAYLILSGILQKYEDRILQNFADLKLIEKKQLNDWVSFVFQK, encoded by the coding sequence ATGAAAGATAAATTCTATGAATTAAGCATAAAAAGCTCTAATTTTTATGATGAAATTTTAGAGCTAGTGTTTTCTTTTGGGATTACCTGTGTTGAAGAGCGTGAAAATGAGATTATTATCCGCGACGAAGACGATCTAAGTCAGATACAATGGGGCATAGAACAATATGTCTCAAAACTTTGCGATACACTAAATATCAAAAACGACCTACAAATTTCATTAAATTTAAAAGAAAATAAAGACTGGATAAACGAATACAAAAGTGGGGTAAAACCCGTTTTATTGGGTGAATTTTATATACGTCCGAGTTGGGAAGAAGCAAAAGAAAACGCAAAAAATATCATAATAGACCCTGCCCTAGCCTTTGGTTCAGGACACCATGAAAGCACCAGCTCTTGCATAATGTTTTTACAAAAATACGCAAAAGACGAAATGAAAGCGATGGACGTAGGATGTGGGAGCGGGATTTTAAGTATCGCACTAACTAAAATAGGCTGTGTTGTCGATGCTTGCGACACAGATGAACTTGCAGTGCAAAGCACTCTACAAAATGCCAAACTAAACAACGCCGACATAAATAAAATTTGGACCGGATCTATATCAAATTTAAATACAAAATACAACATCGTTGTGGCAAACATTATTGCAGATGTTATTTTTATGCTAAAAAATGATTTAAAAAATATTTTAGAAAATAATGCATACTTAATACTTTCAGGTATCTTACAAAAATACGAAGATAGGATACTACAGAATTTTGCCGACCTTAAGCTTATTGAGAAAAAACAACTCAATGACTGGGTTAGCTTCGTCTTTCAAAAGTAA
- the ftsH gene encoding ATP-dependent zinc metalloprotease FtsH, which translates to MSQNNQNKNQNNNNGGFFNKNPIFIFAIFAIVIVLAFRGLTGDSMGTLGEGSMNATKNISYSELKELVSSKQISRVEISETAIRALGLNQNIYVTKRIHSDPTFIPLLDATGVEYKAYSETNWFGELLFSWVLPVFIFFGIWMFLASRMQKNMGGGILGIGSAKKLINSEKPNVKFDDVAGVEEAKDEVVEIVDYLKNPDKYLRLGAKIPKGILLVGPPGTGKTLLARAVAGEADVPFFSISASSFIEMFVGVGASRVRDLFESAKKESPAIVFIDEIDAIGKSRNSGPMGGNDEREQTLNQLLSEMDGFDADKLPVIVIAATNRPEVLDAALLRPGRFDRQVLVDKPDFKGRIDILKVHMKDVKIAKNVNLEEIGRLTTGLAGADLQNIINEAALLAGRNSKTEVEQSDLIEAVERSIAGLEKKSRRVNAKEKRIVTYHECGHALIAEVTKGAKRVTKVSVVPRGLAALGYTLNRPEENKFLMQKHELIAEVDVLLGGRAAEEVFIKEISTGASNDLERATDIFKSMISMYGMSEVAGLMVLEKQRNNFLGGQTIKDYSDKTAQLVDDTVKNMLNERYNAVLDTLRTYSGAIENMVSALYESETIEGEKVREIIKNFEEENGLETRLVEDEIKEEIHINDESQDKN; encoded by the coding sequence ATGAGTCAAAACAACCAAAATAAAAATCAAAATAATAACAACGGCGGATTTTTTAATAAAAATCCAATATTTATATTTGCTATTTTTGCCATCGTCATCGTCCTTGCTTTTAGAGGATTAACCGGCGATAGCATGGGAACACTTGGCGAAGGCTCCATGAATGCAACAAAAAATATTTCGTATTCGGAGCTTAAAGAGCTAGTTTCAAGTAAACAAATTTCAAGAGTTGAAATTTCAGAAACCGCGATACGTGCACTTGGATTAAACCAAAACATTTATGTGACTAAACGTATTCACTCAGATCCAACCTTCATACCACTTCTTGATGCGACAGGAGTTGAGTACAAGGCATATAGTGAGACAAATTGGTTTGGTGAATTGCTGTTTTCATGGGTTTTACCTGTCTTTATATTTTTTGGCATCTGGATGTTTCTTGCAAGCCGTATGCAAAAAAATATGGGTGGTGGAATTTTAGGCATAGGAAGCGCAAAAAAACTTATAAATTCAGAAAAACCTAATGTCAAATTTGACGATGTAGCAGGCGTTGAAGAGGCAAAAGACGAGGTTGTTGAGATTGTTGATTATCTTAAAAATCCTGACAAATACCTACGTCTAGGAGCAAAAATTCCAAAAGGAATTTTACTTGTAGGACCTCCTGGTACAGGTAAGACTTTACTTGCTCGTGCAGTTGCAGGAGAAGCTGACGTACCATTCTTCTCAATATCGGCGTCAAGCTTTATAGAGATGTTTGTCGGCGTTGGCGCAAGTAGAGTTAGAGATCTTTTTGAAAGTGCTAAAAAAGAAAGTCCTGCGATAGTTTTTATAGATGAGATAGATGCTATCGGTAAAAGTAGAAATTCAGGACCTATGGGCGGAAACGACGAGCGTGAACAGACTTTAAACCAACTACTTTCAGAAATGGACGGCTTTGATGCAGATAAGCTTCCTGTTATCGTTATAGCCGCAACAAACAGACCTGAAGTACTTGACGCAGCACTTTTGCGCCCGGGTCGTTTCGATAGACAAGTTCTTGTTGACAAACCGGACTTTAAAGGCAGGATTGACATCTTAAAAGTTCATATGAAAGATGTTAAGATAGCAAAAAATGTCAATCTTGAAGAGATAGGTCGCCTAACCACGGGCTTAGCCGGCGCAGATTTGCAAAATATAATTAATGAAGCCGCTCTTTTGGCTGGTAGAAACTCAAAAACCGAAGTCGAGCAATCAGACCTAATAGAAGCTGTTGAGCGCTCCATAGCGGGACTTGAGAAAAAATCACGCAGGGTAAATGCAAAAGAAAAACGTATCGTAACTTATCATGAATGCGGACATGCGCTTATCGCCGAGGTTACAAAAGGCGCAAAAAGAGTTACAAAAGTTTCAGTAGTGCCTCGCGGACTAGCGGCACTTGGCTATACACTAAATAGACCGGAAGAAAATAAATTCCTCATGCAAAAACATGAGCTTATAGCAGAGGTTGATGTACTTTTAGGTGGAAGGGCGGCCGAAGAGGTCTTTATAAAAGAAATTTCAACAGGTGCTAGCAATGATCTCGAGCGTGCGACCGATATATTTAAGTCAATGATAAGCATGTATGGCATGAGCGAAGTAGCAGGTCTTATGGTGCTTGAAAAACAACGCAATAACTTCCTAGGCGGACAAACTATAAAAGATTATAGCGATAAAACCGCACAGCTAGTAGATGATACTGTTAAAAACATGCTAAATGAGCGATACAATGCCGTTTTAGATACGCTTCGCACATATAGCGGTGCGATCGAAAACATGGTAAGTGCACTTTACGAAAGTGAAACCATCGAGGGCGAAAAAGTTAGAGAGATAATTAAAAATTTCGAAGAAGAAAACGGACTTGAGACTAGACTTGTTGAAGATGAAATCAAAGAAGAAATTCATATAAATGACGAGTCGCAAGATAAAAACTAG
- a CDS encoding phosphatidylserine decarboxylase — translation MQYISKYGYKYIIIFAFLMFVFLAIDMFECFFVTVFIACVAFFRQRESVKCTDKSQILVPIDGKISHIGVAEFEGQSCTKVEIDKSIFGVGVLYAVCLAKTVVLKKRHGLFLCTKMKQSNALNQRALYIFEDKGFKIYMRVIAGALSRSLELEDKPEVSPGDILGFLGSGKVVLFLPKDIKICVSIGERVRSQSTLGYLETRSMNA, via the coding sequence ATGCAATATATATCAAAATACGGATACAAATACATAATAATCTTTGCGTTTTTAATGTTTGTGTTTTTAGCGATTGATATGTTTGAGTGTTTTTTTGTGACGGTTTTTATAGCTTGTGTAGCATTTTTTAGACAAAGAGAAAGTGTTAAATGCACTGATAAGTCCCAAATTTTAGTGCCGATAGATGGCAAAATTTCACATATAGGTGTAGCTGAATTTGAAGGACAAAGTTGCACTAAGGTGGAGATAGATAAGTCTATCTTTGGTGTGGGCGTCTTATATGCAGTTTGCTTGGCAAAAACAGTTGTATTAAAAAAACGTCATGGTCTTTTTTTATGTACAAAAATGAAACAATCAAATGCATTAAACCAAAGAGCTCTTTATATTTTTGAAGATAAAGGTTTTAAAATTTATATGCGAGTTATCGCCGGAGCTCTTTCAAGATCACTTGAACTTGAAGATAAACCAGAAGTATCTCCTGGCGATATTTTAGGTTTTTTAGGTAGCGGTAAGGTTGTTTTATTTTTACCAAAAGATATAAAAATTTGCGTAAGTATAGGTGAGAGGGTGCGTAGCCAAAGCACACTTGGTTACCTTGAAACAAGGAGCATGAATGCATAG